TGTTCCGACCGGACCGAGATCCCTGAGCTCCTCGACGAACTCCTGTATTTTCCTCGCAAGTACATCCCCCTCGCTCGCCGCGCACCATGCCACCTTGAGCCGCCTCGGATCGATCCCGATCTCCCTGAGAAGACCCCTGAGTACCTCCACCCGCTGGAGGGCATGCAGGTTTCCGCTTACGTAATGGCACTCCCCTATGCGGCATCCTGCTACGAGAACGCCGTCAGCGCCGCGCCTGAACGCCTCGAGCACAAAGCTGGGGTCGACCCTGCCCGCGCACATCACTCTAATTATGCGGATGTTCGTCGGATACTGTATCCTGGAGGTGCCTGCGAGATCCGCTCCGGCGTAGCTGCACCAGTTGCAGAGAAACCCAACTATGAATGGATACTCGCCCTTTACAGCTGTGGCAGCCCTGATCTGGGCGAGGATCTGCTCATCCGAGAACAGACGCATCTCTATCGCATCAACAGGGCATGCTGCTGCACATGTCCCGCACCCCTTGCATCTCGCCTCATCGACGAAGGCTGTGTCCTTCACGCTTATCGCCCTGCTCGGGCATGTGTCGACGCAGAGCTTGCAGCCTATGCATTTCTCCCTGTCCACGAATGCGACTGTTGGATCCAGTTCGATCTCACCCTTGAAGAGCAGCTGCATCGCCTTCGATGCTGCAGCGCTCCCCTGGGCTATCGAGACCTGTATCTCCTTCGGTCCGGATGCGCATCCTGCTATGAAAACACCATCTATGTGGGCCTCCACAGGCCGCATCTTCGGGTGGGCGATCTCGAAGAACCTGTCAGGCCTTCTCGATAATCCAAGGAGATTCCCCACGACCTCGGCATCCCTGTTCGCCTCGAGCCCGATGGAGAGCACAACGAGATCGTATCTTTTCATGAGGGTCTTTCCCAGAAGGGTGTCCTCGTAGTGGACGTAGAGACCATCGTCGCCCTCCTCCACAGAGGAGACACGCCCGCGGATGAAGTTTATGCCGAGCCTCTGCGCACGGAGGTAGAACTCCTCGTACCCCTCGCCCCCGGCCCTTATGTCTATGTAGTGTATCGCTACATCCGCATCAGGATATCTTTCCTTGATGAGCTGTGCGTTCTTCAGGGACGCCATGCAGCAGATCCTTGAGCAGTACGGGTTACCCACAGTATGGTCTCTTGATCCCACGCACTGGATGAATGCAATGGATCTCGCGATCTCCCCTGTGGAGGGTCTTACGATCTCTCCTCTTGTGGGGCCCGCCGCATTCAGCATCCTCTCTATCTGGAGAGTGGTCACGACATCCCTGTACCTTCCGAAGCCGTACTCCTCCTTCCTGGATGCATCGAACGGCTGCCATCCGGTGGCGACTATTATCGCGCCGACATCCAGCTTGAACTCCTCAGATTGCTGATCGTACTTAACCGCGTCCGCAGGGCAGGCCTCTGCGCAGAGCCCGCAGCCTATGCATGCGTCTGTGTCTATGCATGCCACAAGAGGCACAGACTGCGGGATCGCCATGTAAATCGCCTTTCTCTTCCCCAGACCAAAATCGTACTCGTTCGGAACCTCCACAGGGCACGCTCCAGAGCACTCATTTATGCAGCCCTTGCACAGCGTCGGATCCACGTACCGCGGCTTTGTGACCCCTGTCACCCTGAAGTGGCCCACGGTCCCCTCGATCGCGAGTATCTCAGAGTATGTCATGAGCTTTATCATGGGGTTTGCGTAGACCTCGGCCATCTTGGGCGCGAGGACGCAGATCGAGCAGTCGTTTGTCGGGAACACATCTGTGAGAAGAGCCATGTAGCCGCCGATGGTGGGCCTGCGCTCTACCAGGTACACCCTCAGGCCCGCATTCGCAAGATCGAGCGCGGCAGAGATCCCGGCGACGCCCCCGCCTATCACGAGCACGTCCCTGCTAACGGGCACGCTCTCCGTCTCGAGCGGGCGGAGCAGAGCTGCCTTGGCGACTGCCATCGCTATGAGATCCTTGGCCTTCTGGGTCGCCAGCGCCGGCGAGTCCATGTGGACCCAGGAGCACTGCTCCCTGATGTTCGCCATCTCAAGCATGTACTGGTTGAGTCCGGCCTCGGTTATGGTCCTGCGAAATGTGGGCTCGTGAAGCCGCGGGGAGCATGCTGCAACCACGACCGCATCGAGCTTGAGCTCTGCTATATCGCTCTTGATCGTGTTCTGGCCTGCATCAGAGCATGTGAACTGTATGTCGCGGGCCACAACCACATTCGGGAGCGTCTCGGCAAAGCGCCTCAGCTCCTCGACATCGAGGGTAGCTGCTATGTTGAGCCCGCAGTGGCAGATGTAAACCCCAATGCGCATCGGCCTCTCAGATGGACCCATCCATCACTGAGTTCACCTTATCAAACATATAGCTGGCGGTGCAGGGTGAATTCAACTTCATGGAGAGCAGCAGGGCGCAAACTCAGGAGTTCAGGCCGGAGAGGTCATTCAGCGGTACACTAACCTCACATCCTGTGAGAAGATTGAGCGTACTCGCTGAGCTTCGAGTGCATGAACTCGCCTGTTATCACAGTCCCCCTGCAGGTTCCGAGATTTATTGCGATCAGCATCCCCACAACTGCGCCATCCTGGAATACAGGGGTGCCGCTGTCTCCAGGACCCGGGAGGTTTCCGGGCTGGAGCACGACATATGCTATGCTCCAGGAGGCATCGGTTATCCTGCAGCCCATGCGCCTGGCGCTGTTGATGAGCTCTGCGTCCCCCAGCCTGGGCCTGGCGAACCTTGTGGGCTCGCATGGCCCGAGAACCAGAAAGAATGCGATGTCCGCATCGCTGCAGTAATGAATGACCCTGGCGCGGTGAGGGCCTATCCTGAGCATGTCTGTCCCGGAGTATCGAAATACGTGGGCCGGTGCCACCCCCAGGTAACCCCCTCTGTAGGGGTAGAATGCCGAAACCACCCCGCCGGATCTGCCGGATATGAACTGATCGCCGGCCCTGAGCATGATCAAGACCCTCTTGTTGTTCCTCAGATCTGCGGTCTCAAAGATTTATTGCCCCTGAGCTGGTGCAGATGGACCATGTGAACCTGCAGGATTCACGATCCCATGTACCGGGAGCAGGTGACATGGGCTGCGCTCTCCACAGATTCTGTCACCAGTCCCATCACTGGAACCTACCTGTATCTCATTCTCGAGATGTGGCCGCATCGCATGCATCTTATCACAAGAATGCCATCTCGCAGCCTGACCATTCTCTGCGCGGGCGACAGAAAACCCCTGCAGCTCTTGCAGAACATGCGCTTCATCTCTTTTGTTGGCCTCACCCTGAGACGCATCCCGATTCTCAGAGCCAGCTCGACGTACCTGTCGCTCCTCTCCGGATGAGTCTCTGCATTGACCCTGGCCAGCTCGAAGAGCCTCTCCATGCGCTGCCGTGCGATATCCTTCAGTAGATGAGCCTGCCGCCTCTTCACATCCGACCAGGGGGATGATTTGATATAAAAGCTATTTCCAGTGAGATCTGGATGAAGAGAGTCAACGTGTGGATAGAGCCTGAGATGCTGGAGTACATAAAATCCAAAAAGACAGATCTTCGGATAGCAACGACCTGCGAGGGTCCTCTGATCTTCTCCATCAAGACGAGCCCTCCGAAGGAGACAGATTTCTACATGGAGGTCGAGGGGAAGAAGATATACATCTCAGCGGTTCAGGCACCACTGATAAAATCAATAAACAGGAGGATGCTGCCCCGCTGCGCTCTTGAGAGGAGATAGTCCAGGTATGCGTGATCCACGGAGAGGATCACCGGCTCTCAAGCCATCTCTTCAGCGCTTTCATGGATCTCCCCCTGTGAGAGATCATGTTCTTCTCCTCGAGGTCCATCTCAGCAAGAGTCCTGCCATCGACCTCGAATATCGGATCGTAGCCGAACCCACCGGCGCCACGGGCCTCGAAACCTATCCCCCCGTGGAGCTCTCCTTTAAACAGAACCGGCTCCATTCCCGGCGCTGAGTATCCCACGACAGATTTGAAGAACGCGGCGCGATTCTCAATCCCATCCATGAGCCTGAGTATGCCGCTGTTACCTATCGTCCTCTGGACGTAAGCGGAATAGACCCCGGGAAACCCATTCAGAGCCTCTATAAAGAGTCCGGCATCCTCTATGATGAACGGTGAGTCCAGCCTGGACGACAGCTCCTTCAACCCAAAAAGCACAACCTCCTCCAGCGTATCAGCCTGGATCTCAGTATAACCCAGATCGGCCTGAACAATGTCCCCCAGTATCCTCTGCGCCTCAACGAACTTTCCTCTGTTGCTTGTAATAAATAAAATCATGATACCATGCACCATCCATCAGTATTTTATCTAACAGGTGGAGGCAATGATGATGCGGCTCGATATCTACCTTGTGGAGATCGCAGGCTCCAGATCAAAGGCTGTGCACCTGATCAAGAGCGGAAAGGTCATGGTGAATGGTGTTATTTGCAGGAAGCAATCCTACAGGGTGAAGCCTGCTGACAGAATCGAGATCGTGGAGGGCTTCAGGTATGTCAGCAGGGGAGGCTACAAGATAGAGGCCATCTTCCAGGAAAGATTGGATGAGCTGATAGACCTGAGCGTCCTGGATGTGGGATGCTCTGCGGGCGGATTCTCAGACTTCTTCCTTCAGCATGGCGCGGCCAGGGTTGTGGGGATCGATATCGCAGAGGAGTGCGTGGACCCCACAATACTCAGCGATCCCAGGTTCAGGTTCATTGGCGGGGTCGATGCGGGATCTTCCGAGGAGCTTTTAAGGCATCTGGATGGCGAGAAGTTCGACCTGATCTCGGTGGATGTGAGCAATGTCTCTCTGAGAGAGGTCCTGCCGAACCTGAGGGGGTTTCTGAGGAGCAAAGGAAGAATAGTGGCGCTCTTCAAGCCGCCGTATGAGATCGATGGCGGCCACAGAGAGG
The nucleotide sequence above comes from Methanothrix sp.. Encoded proteins:
- the hdrA2 gene encoding CoB-CoM heterodisulfide reductase HdrA2, which codes for MRIGVYICHCGLNIAATLDVEELRRFAETLPNVVVARDIQFTCSDAGQNTIKSDIAELKLDAVVVAACSPRLHEPTFRRTITEAGLNQYMLEMANIREQCSWVHMDSPALATQKAKDLIAMAVAKAALLRPLETESVPVSRDVLVIGGGVAGISAALDLANAGLRVYLVERRPTIGGYMALLTDVFPTNDCSICVLAPKMAEVYANPMIKLMTYSEILAIEGTVGHFRVTGVTKPRYVDPTLCKGCINECSGACPVEVPNEYDFGLGKRKAIYMAIPQSVPLVACIDTDACIGCGLCAEACPADAVKYDQQSEEFKLDVGAIIVATGWQPFDASRKEEYGFGRYRDVVTTLQIERMLNAAGPTRGEIVRPSTGEIARSIAFIQCVGSRDHTVGNPYCSRICCMASLKNAQLIKERYPDADVAIHYIDIRAGGEGYEEFYLRAQRLGINFIRGRVSSVEEGDDGLYVHYEDTLLGKTLMKRYDLVVLSIGLEANRDAEVVGNLLGLSRRPDRFFEIAHPKMRPVEAHIDGVFIAGCASGPKEIQVSIAQGSAAASKAMQLLFKGEIELDPTVAFVDREKCIGCKLCVDTCPSRAISVKDTAFVDEARCKGCGTCAAACPVDAIEMRLFSDEQILAQIRAATAVKGEYPFIVGFLCNWCSYAGADLAGTSRIQYPTNIRIIRVMCAGRVDPSFVLEAFRRGADGVLVAGCRIGECHYVSGNLHALQRVEVLRGLLREIGIDPRRLKVAWCAASEGDVLARKIQEFVEELRDLGPVGTELAAALPSGKV
- a CDS encoding ribonuclease P encodes the protein MKRRQAHLLKDIARQRMERLFELARVNAETHPERSDRYVELALRIGMRLRVRPTKEMKRMFCKSCRGFLSPAQRMVRLRDGILVIRCMRCGHISRMRYR
- a CDS encoding XTP/dITP diphosphatase, whose protein sequence is MMILFITSNRGKFVEAQRILGDIVQADLGYTEIQADTLEEVVLFGLKELSSRLDSPFIIEDAGLFIEALNGFPGVYSAYVQRTIGNSGILRLMDGIENRAAFFKSVVGYSAPGMEPVLFKGELHGGIGFEARGAGGFGYDPIFEVDGRTLAEMDLEEKNMISHRGRSMKALKRWLESR
- a CDS encoding SAM-dependent methyltransferase, with amino-acid sequence MMMRLDIYLVEIAGSRSKAVHLIKSGKVMVNGVICRKQSYRVKPADRIEIVEGFRYVSRGGYKIEAIFQERLDELIDLSVLDVGCSAGGFSDFFLQHGAARVVGIDIAEECVDPTILSDPRFRFIGGVDAGSSEELLRHLDGEKFDLISVDVSNVSLREVLPNLRGFLRSKGRIVALFKPPYEIDGGHREEDVEMARNSFERWLEPDFEVIHACPSPIRGGPKNRGTIEYLYLLRPRQG